In Palaeococcus ferrophilus DSM 13482, the genomic window AGCGTCGGCCCAAAGGTTTATTTAACCTCCCACGTCATCTCCTACGTGAACATCACCCTCGACAGGCTCCGCCTGGGATGAGGAGAACTCCCTGGACTGAGCCGTGATGAAGACCGGTTTTCCGACCCGGAGGTGAACGTATGGCGATTTACTTCATAGGTCTGGGCCTCTACGACGAGAAGGACATAACCCTCAAGGGCCTCGAGACTGCGAGAAAGTGCGATGCAATCTTTGCGGAGTTCTACACCTCCCTCTTAGCGGGAACCACCATAGAGAAGGTGGAGGAGCTCATAGGAAAGCCAATTAGACGGCTGAGCAGGGAAGAGGTCGAGCTCCACTTCGAGAGGATCGTGCTGAGCGAGGCGAAGGACAAAGACGTGGCCTTCCTCACAGCTGGCGATCCAATGGTGGCAACAACTCACTCCGATTTGAGACTGAGGGCAAAGGAGATGGGGGTGGAAAGCTACGTCATCCACGCCCCGAGCATCTATTCCGCGATAGCGATAACCGGCCTGCACATCTACAAGTTCGGCAAGAGTGCCACCGTTGCATATCCCGAGAAGAACTGGTTCCCCACGAGCCACTACGACGTGATAAGGGAGAACAAAGAACGCGGGCTCCACACGATGCTCTTCCTCGACATTAAAGCCGAGCAGAACCGCTACATGACCGCCAACGAGGCGATGGAGATACTCCTCCAGGTCGAGAAGATGAAAAGGGAGGGCGTTTTCACAGAGGAGACGCTCGTGGTTGTTTTAGCCAGGGCCGGCTCGCTCAACCCGACGCTAAGGGCGGGCTACGTCAGGGACATGCTAAAGGAGGACTTCGGAAGACAGCCGCACGTCATGGTCGTCCCCGGGAGGCTCCACATAGTTGAGGCGGAGTATCTGGTGGGGTTCGCGGGGGCGCCGAGGGAGATACTGGAGGATGTTTGAGAGGTTTGGGCCCTACGGGGGCCACCCTCCAAAAACTTTATAAGCCTGAGCCGGAAAAAGAAGGTTGCGTTGGGCTGGGCCCGTGGTCTAGACTGGTTATGACGTCGCCCTCACACGGCGAAGGTCCGGGGTTCGAATCCCCGCGGGCCCACCAGTACAAACTTCGCCTGCGCGAAGTTTGATCAAGGTTCGTAGCTCTTTGCCAGAATGCTAATTCTACGCGATTTTTCCTGTCGAAAGACTATTTTTGAAAGCGAGAACTCTTAAATTTGTCCCATTAACGCGTGTTTAGCTCTAAATCGGCGCTCACAGGGCGCCAAAAGGAAGAAAACACTTTTTCAAAAAGCTCCCCCCGCCGGTTCTCATTCAAAAATAAGCACTTACACAGCAAAAAATCCCGAATAAAAACCCTTCCTGAGAAGAGCTACAAACTTTTTAGTGAAGCTTTTGGAAAAAGCTTCAGCGCTGGCGGAAGAGGAGTATGAGATTCTAACAAGCAAGTTTTTAAGCGGGTTTACTCCCTAACCTGCTGATTTGGCAGGATTTCCTCATAGTATAGTGCCCAAGGGCACTAAAAAGAAAGTTCGAAATCACAATTTGCGAATGAGTTTAGAGAGTAAACCCGCATGGAGTTGCCTCCAGAGCGAGCATACGCCCCTCCAACAAGCTAGTTAAAAAAAGAAGGGAGAGTTTTTTGGTCAAGCTTTTTCCAAAAGCTTGCAGAGCAAAGTTTCATCAAAGGTGGAATGTCCTTGTTAAAGTGCTGGATTCCAGAGGATTCTCTCTTCAACTAGCAGTTTTTAAAGGGGTTTCTTCACAGTACAACGCCCGGAGGGCGTTAAAAAAGAAGAAACCGCATTATTCTGCCCACTTGCCCGGAGAATCCAGCACTATCAGACCAATCCTGGAGGACATTGAAACTTTTGGTGAAGCTTTTTTCAAAAGCTTCAGCGCTGGCGGAAGAAGAGTGCTATTTTTAAAACAGGGAAGTTTTTGAGCGAGTTTTGCATTACCTCGTAGTTTTAACCTGTTTCAGTGGCACTTGCCCGTTGCACGATTAATTCCCTGCCCGTTTAAGAGGCAGAACCCCTTTGATCAAACTTTGCTGTGGAAAGTTTGTTTGCTGAGCAAAAGTTTGATCAAGGTTCGTGGTTCCTTCTAAACTGTACTTTTACTAGGGAATTCCTTCTAAAAACCTCTCCTAGGGTGGAATTTCTCAAATATTGCCCAATTGAACAGGAGTTTTTCTCACTTTGACGCCCTTCGGGCGTCTTTTACAATGGAAACTCACGGGTAAAAAGCATACTGGGCTTAGAATTCACAACCACAGGACAGGTTTCTAAGAAAAATCCACTCAGAACAGCTCGCGAACAAGAACCACCAACTTTGATGAAACCTTACAAGCAAAGTTTCTTCGGTCAAACTTTTTCTAAAAGCTTCAGCGCCGCTTTCACTGGCATTCAAGCGTCCCTGACGGATGACGGGAGATTATCCTCTCCAGAACATTTCACCGGTGGGGTTAAAAAGGGCGGTGCCCTTCCCCCTCCGGTGGTGTGGATGAAGATACACTACGAGTGCTTTGCCTGCGCCGCCAACCAGTGCCAGAGGATAGTGGAGATGGGTACAGATAATCTCGAACTGCGGAAGAAGGGCGTTATCGAGGCGGCGAAGCTGATGGCAAGCATAAGTGGATACTCTGTTCCAGCGATTTTCGGGAGCGAGGTCTTCCTCGGCGTTTACAAGGTCATAGGCAATGACGACCCGTTCAAAGAGTACAAGGAACTCTCCAACAAGCTTGCGGAGAAGGTCGTAAGCGATCTCGAAAAGGAGGAAATGGACATCAGAACGGCCCTAAAGCTCGCCATCATTGGGAACGTGATTGACTTCGCAGTAGGCTACTCTCCAGAGAAGATCGAGGAAGACGTAAAGACCATGCTCAAAGAGGAGCTCTACATCGACCACTCAGACGAGCTTTTTGAGGCTCTCAAAAGCGCGAAGACCCTCCTCTACCTCACTGACAACTGCGGGGAGATTTACTTCGACAGGCTCTTTTTGAAAAAACTAAAAGAGACCTTTCCGCACCTTGAAATCTACATAGCGGGCAAGGAGGAGCCGATGATAAACGACGCCACCGTTGAAGACCTGAAGAAAGCGGGCTTCGAGGAGCTTGGGAGGGTAATCTCAACTGGCACGAGGATCGTTGGGGTTCCGCTCGACAGGGTCTCCGAGGAGTTTAAGAGCATTTTCGAAAGTGCCGACGTGATAATAGCGAAGGGCCAGGGCAACTTTGAGACGCTGAGCGAAATAAACGATACCAGGGTCTTCTACCTCCTCAAGGCGAAGTGCAGGCCGATAGCGAGGGAGCTTGGGGTGCCGCAGGGGAGCATGGTGTGTATGCGGGCCAGGTAGGCCGCTTCTCCTCTTTCGGAAACTCCAGCGGGATATTTTGATCATGATCTTATTACTACAGCTCGAAAATTCGTTGGTCTCAGAGGGAAGGGCCGCAGAGGCAGTAGCTAAAAGCGTTGAGGAGGAAGGATGTGCTGAGGGACTTCGAAACCCTTATAAGTTCAAAAACCTACTCAAGAGTATGATACTCACGAGTAAGTTCATTGACAGGGAGGCGGAGCTGAACTTCCTGAGGGAGCGCTATAACTCTGGAGAGGCAGAGCTGATAATCCTCTACGGCAGGAGGAGGATTGGGAAGACCTACCTCCTGCGGAAGTTCCTTGAGGAGACCGGTGGGGTATACCTCCTCGCGGAGGAGAACGAGAC contains:
- the dph5 gene encoding diphthine synthase, coding for MAIYFIGLGLYDEKDITLKGLETARKCDAIFAEFYTSLLAGTTIEKVEELIGKPIRRLSREEVELHFERIVLSEAKDKDVAFLTAGDPMVATTHSDLRLRAKEMGVESYVIHAPSIYSAIAITGLHIYKFGKSATVAYPEKNWFPTSHYDVIRENKERGLHTMLFLDIKAEQNRYMTANEAMEILLQVEKMKREGVFTEETLVVVLARAGSLNPTLRAGYVRDMLKEDFGRQPHVMVVPGRLHIVEAEYLVGFAGAPREILEDV
- a CDS encoding damage-control phosphatase, translated to MKIHYECFACAANQCQRIVEMGTDNLELRKKGVIEAAKLMASISGYSVPAIFGSEVFLGVYKVIGNDDPFKEYKELSNKLAEKVVSDLEKEEMDIRTALKLAIIGNVIDFAVGYSPEKIEEDVKTMLKEELYIDHSDELFEALKSAKTLLYLTDNCGEIYFDRLFLKKLKETFPHLEIYIAGKEEPMINDATVEDLKKAGFEELGRVISTGTRIVGVPLDRVSEEFKSIFESADVIIAKGQGNFETLSEINDTRVFYLLKAKCRPIARELGVPQGSMVCMRAR